In the Thermococcus sp. MAR1 genome, one interval contains:
- a CDS encoding type II toxin-antitoxin system VapC family toxin, with protein sequence MTTDLVLDTSVFVKGFVPPKRKKRDEVYYSRLALHRKAKSILDEVTMGRILLHEPVAMLVETASVVSRLSNNPALSRLAVSFITEHSLLYSDVYLLEIAIDLGITTKASGFDVLFLACAKRAGAKLITDDKKMLRKSGKSWN encoded by the coding sequence ATGACTACTGACCTCGTCCTCGACACGAGCGTCTTCGTGAAGGGCTTTGTTCCACCAAAGCGGAAGAAAAGGGACGAAGTTTACTACTCCCGGCTCGCGCTTCACAGAAAAGCGAAGTCCATTCTCGATGAAGTGACCATGGGTAGGATACTGCTACACGAGCCGGTTGCTATGCTTGTGGAGACGGCTTCCGTTGTCTCACGCCTCTCCAACAATCCGGCCCTTTCCAGGCTTGCGGTTAGTTTTATTACCGAACATTCCCTACTGTACTCGGACGTTTATCTCCTTGAAATCGCCATTGACCTGGGAATTACTACAAAGGCAAGCGGTTTTGACGTCCTTTTCCTAGCATGTGCAAAAAGAGCCGGTGCCAAGCTGATAACCGACGACAAAAAGATGTTACGAAAAAGCGGTAAAAGCTGGAATTAG
- a CDS encoding DUF2281 domain-containing protein, translating into MEEVERIFAKLPPEARRELLDYAEFLLQKYGKREARGFKFTWEGKLKGVKMTSVELQHKASEWREDVSG; encoded by the coding sequence ATGGAAGAGGTGGAGAGAATATTTGCCAAGCTTCCACCCGAGGCCCGGAGGGAGCTTTTAGACTACGCGGAATTCCTGCTTCAGAAATATGGAAAGCGAGAGGCTAGAGGATTTAAGTTTACATGGGAAGGAAAGCTGAAGGGCGTTAAGATGACCTCCGTTGAACTTCAGCACAAGGCCTCGGAGTGGCGAGAGGATGTATCTGGTTGA
- a CDS encoding NTP transferase domain-containing protein: MIIIMAGGRSSRMGQEKPVLKVGNRSMLLRVYEETEKVGETLVAVSKKAPKTRELCLREGISFVETPGNGYVEDLIYLLREFGPFVSVSADLPFLKASDVVAIEKAFDGRTSLTGVLPPKLVPKDLRPVVYRGYAIVGLNAVGTEGERFFELSNPLLALNVNTPEELKLANRISRLVGR, encoded by the coding sequence ATGATAATCATCATGGCCGGCGGAAGGTCGAGCAGGATGGGCCAAGAAAAGCCTGTCCTGAAGGTAGGAAATAGGTCGATGCTCCTGCGCGTTTACGAGGAGACCGAAAAGGTTGGAGAAACCCTCGTTGCCGTCTCCAAGAAGGCGCCGAAGACGAGGGAGCTCTGCCTCCGCGAGGGGATTTCCTTTGTTGAGACGCCGGGGAACGGCTACGTTGAGGATCTGATTTACCTTCTTCGCGAGTTTGGGCCTTTCGTCAGCGTTTCCGCCGATCTGCCCTTCCTGAAGGCGAGTGATGTAGTGGCCATCGAGAAGGCCTTTGACGGGAGAACTAGTCTGACCGGCGTTCTTCCCCCAAAGCTCGTTCCGAAGGACTTAAGACCTGTTGTTTATCGGGGCTACGCGATAGTCGGCCTCAACGCCGTCGGAACTGAGGGAGAGCGATTTTTCGAGCTGAGCAACCCGCTCTTGGCTTTGAACGTGAACACACCGGAAGAGTTAAAGCTCGCCAACCGAATATCCCGTCTGGTGGGAAGATGA
- the cobT gene encoding nicotinate mononucleotide-dependent phosphoribosyltransferase CobT produces the protein MESLFLLVLGNTEISTVPGISVAGATPELTRLTPVADAEYLFHEKPLTIDVIPVTPEGHPTPAIITKAAKELANFPVLVVRGGTYLAPLVPHIHISNAVGRDFRKEPALPEFGEIIRRAKLLGEELNKMPIKELVIGESTPGGTTTAQAVLWALGYEAKTSSASPNNPQSLKEKVISEAFKRAGIEKGQLRDNPLEALRQFGDPMLATVIGVSLGFRKNVVLAGGTQMLAVSALLRALGESLDRFMIATTKWVVNDKSATFLETAKEIGIITYSADLDFSRSEFNGLKDYERGYVKEGVGAGGATWLAVKAGFSPEEVSKKVEELYGRLMEMKAT, from the coding sequence ATGGAGAGCCTCTTCCTGCTGGTTTTGGGTAACACGGAGATAAGCACAGTCCCGGGAATAAGTGTGGCCGGGGCTACACCCGAACTTACCAGACTCACCCCAGTAGCCGATGCGGAGTACCTCTTCCACGAGAAGCCCCTGACTATTGATGTAATCCCCGTAACCCCTGAAGGCCACCCGACGCCGGCTATAATCACCAAAGCGGCGAAGGAGCTTGCGAACTTCCCGGTTCTAGTTGTAAGGGGTGGAACATATCTCGCTCCGCTCGTCCCCCATATCCACATCAGCAACGCCGTCGGGAGGGACTTTAGGAAAGAACCTGCACTGCCGGAGTTTGGGGAGATAATCAGGCGTGCCAAGCTCCTCGGCGAGGAGCTGAACAAGATGCCAATCAAGGAACTCGTCATCGGTGAATCAACGCCTGGCGGAACTACAACTGCCCAGGCCGTTCTGTGGGCGCTCGGGTATGAAGCTAAGACGAGTTCGGCCTCGCCCAATAACCCTCAAAGCCTGAAGGAGAAGGTCATCAGCGAGGCCTTCAAGAGGGCCGGAATTGAGAAGGGCCAGCTCAGAGACAATCCTCTCGAAGCTCTAAGGCAGTTCGGCGACCCTATGCTGGCGACGGTGATAGGTGTCTCCCTCGGCTTCAGGAAGAACGTCGTCCTGGCTGGAGGAACGCAGATGCTGGCCGTCTCAGCGCTCCTAAGGGCCCTCGGCGAGAGCCTTGATAGGTTCATGATAGCCACAACAAAGTGGGTGGTAAATGACAAAAGCGCAACCTTCCTCGAAACGGCGAAGGAAATTGGGATAATAACCTATTCGGCCGACCTTGACTTCTCCAGGAGCGAGTTTAATGGTCTTAAGGACTACGAGCGCGGCTACGTCAAGGAAGGAGTTGGAGCGGGAGGGGCGACGTGGCTGGCCGTTAAAGCCGGCTTCTCGCCAGAAGAAGTCAGCAAAAAGGTCGAGGAGCTTTACGGAAGGCTTATGGAGATGAAGGCCACCTGA
- a CDS encoding MJ1477/TM1410 family putative glycoside hydrolase, with product MAHLLSGSIEHNFPKIVQQNVTPTTQTTPKGEDSSQIQVKGRLNLSSVRGWAYWLQNASPEVIARSGFELVVMDYSRDGSDERAYTREEIEMIKRAGVIPIAYISIGEAENYRFYWKDGWKENSPGWLGPENPDWEGNYAVKYWEEGWKQIIFKYLDKIIAQGFSGVYLDKVDEYWFWAEKYGESWTARQMIEFILEIANYTRSKAGPSFIIIPQNGEYLLEYDNGTLLETVSGWASEDVFYDGLGSSPWTGEKVSLLDRVVKAGKVVLVVDYVDDGTRGEEDLVRILDFIEKAQDRGYLPYAAFEDRELDRLDVIPGIQLPTEK from the coding sequence ATCGCACACCTCCTTTCCGGTTCCATCGAACACAACTTCCCCAAAATAGTTCAGCAAAACGTAACACCAACGACTCAGACCACTCCAAAAGGTGAAGACTCAAGCCAAATCCAGGTTAAGGGAAGGCTGAACCTCTCCTCGGTTAGGGGCTGGGCGTACTGGCTCCAGAACGCGAGTCCGGAGGTTATAGCGAGGAGCGGCTTTGAGCTGGTTGTCATGGACTACTCAAGGGACGGGAGCGATGAGAGGGCCTACACGCGGGAAGAAATCGAGATGATTAAGAGGGCGGGGGTAATCCCCATAGCCTACATCAGCATCGGCGAGGCCGAGAATTACCGCTTCTACTGGAAAGATGGGTGGAAAGAGAACTCTCCTGGATGGCTCGGGCCGGAGAATCCGGACTGGGAGGGCAACTACGCCGTCAAGTACTGGGAGGAGGGGTGGAAGCAAATCATCTTTAAGTACCTCGACAAAATCATCGCGCAGGGTTTTTCGGGTGTTTACCTCGACAAGGTCGATGAGTACTGGTTCTGGGCCGAGAAATATGGGGAGAGCTGGACGGCCAGGCAGATGATTGAGTTTATCCTGGAAATAGCGAACTACACACGCTCCAAGGCAGGACCGAGCTTCATAATAATTCCCCAGAATGGGGAGTATCTGCTCGAATACGACAATGGAACGCTCCTTGAGACGGTTTCGGGCTGGGCGAGTGAAGATGTCTTCTACGACGGCCTTGGGTCGAGTCCCTGGACGGGCGAAAAGGTTTCACTCCTTGATAGGGTTGTCAAGGCCGGAAAAGTCGTTCTGGTTGTGGACTACGTTGACGACGGGACAAGGGGCGAGGAAGACCTCGTGAGAATCCTCGACTTTATAGAAAAGGCCCAGGATAGGGGATACCTGCCTTATGCGGCCTTCGAGGACAGGGAGTTGGATAGACTCGATGTGATTCCGGGGATTCAGCTTCCTACAGAAAAATAA
- a CDS encoding type II toxin-antitoxin system HicB family antitoxin: protein MKFKVVLEPQPEGGYVAYVPALPGCFSQGETKEEALKNIKEAIELYLEVLEEKELGKTMKKFIRSEKSHIVEVSL, encoded by the coding sequence ATGAAGTTTAAGGTCGTACTTGAACCTCAACCGGAAGGTGGCTATGTCGCATACGTTCCCGCCCTCCCTGGTTGCTTTAGCCAGGGTGAAACAAAAGAGGAAGCTCTTAAAAACATAAAAGAGGCTATCGAGCTCTACCTTGAAGTCCTTGAGGAGAAAGAACTTGGAAAGACTATGAAAAAGTTCATTCGCTCCGAGAAAAGCCACATCGTCGAGGTATCCCTATGA
- a CDS encoding cobyric acid synthase: protein MGKALMVLGTSSGAGKSLLATALCRVFSNLGYDVVPFKSQNMSLNSAPSIEGGEISRAQYLQAIACRKKPSVKFNPILLKPEGNMRSQVVFMGKPVGSVSARDYMLSKKEELFRKAMTVLNELKEKHDLVIIEGAGSPVEINLKDYDIANTRVMLHAKAKGILVTDIDRGGSFASIVGTMELLSEREREAIIGFVFNRFRGDASLLKPGFEYLEKRYGKPTLGVIPYVEHRLPEEDSLAEFPKVRGELHIQVIKLPHISNFTDFEPLHWANGVDYVTKAEEIGGDVIIVPGSKNTVEDLLWLRKNGFEDAIIEAHREGSFVVGICGGFQMLGEKIIDTVESKRGTVNGIGLLPAKTVFEKTKRTNHLTAKVLWGPAKGTAVEGYEIRFGRSTSERPFSVITTLNGAKTFEPEGAIGKRAFGTYLHGIFHNFVFTERFLNFLRAEKGLEPVSIERWSIEEEIERFAGIVERNLDVERILGELGL from the coding sequence ATGGGAAAGGCTTTAATGGTACTCGGGACCTCGTCAGGAGCTGGAAAGTCGCTCCTCGCTACAGCCCTCTGCAGGGTTTTCTCGAACCTCGGCTACGACGTCGTTCCATTCAAGAGCCAGAACATGAGCCTGAACTCAGCGCCGAGCATCGAAGGGGGCGAGATAAGCAGGGCGCAGTATTTGCAGGCAATAGCGTGCAGAAAAAAGCCCAGCGTTAAGTTCAACCCGATTCTGCTCAAGCCGGAGGGCAACATGAGAAGCCAGGTCGTCTTCATGGGGAAGCCAGTGGGAAGCGTTTCGGCCAGAGACTACATGCTGTCCAAGAAGGAGGAGCTCTTCAGGAAAGCGATGACCGTTCTCAACGAGCTGAAGGAGAAGCACGACCTCGTCATAATCGAAGGCGCCGGCAGTCCTGTCGAAATCAACCTCAAGGACTACGACATAGCGAACACGAGGGTGATGCTCCACGCAAAGGCAAAGGGAATCCTCGTTACCGACATAGACCGGGGCGGGAGCTTTGCCTCGATAGTGGGCACGATGGAGCTTTTGAGTGAACGGGAGAGGGAAGCGATAATCGGCTTCGTCTTCAACAGGTTCCGGGGGGATGCATCGCTCCTAAAGCCCGGCTTCGAGTACCTTGAAAAGCGCTACGGGAAGCCCACCTTGGGCGTTATCCCGTACGTCGAGCACCGCTTACCGGAGGAGGACTCCTTAGCAGAGTTTCCAAAAGTCAGAGGCGAGCTCCACATACAGGTAATTAAGCTGCCCCACATAAGCAACTTTACAGACTTTGAGCCCCTCCACTGGGCCAACGGCGTTGATTACGTCACCAAAGCGGAGGAAATCGGAGGCGACGTTATCATAGTCCCCGGGAGCAAGAACACAGTCGAGGATTTGCTCTGGCTAAGGAAGAACGGCTTTGAAGATGCCATAATAGAGGCTCACCGCGAGGGTTCTTTCGTCGTCGGAATCTGCGGCGGCTTCCAGATGCTGGGTGAGAAGATAATAGATACTGTTGAGTCGAAGCGAGGAACTGTGAATGGCATCGGCCTTCTGCCTGCTAAGACCGTCTTCGAAAAGACCAAGAGGACGAACCACTTAACCGCTAAAGTTCTGTGGGGACCGGCAAAGGGAACGGCGGTTGAGGGCTACGAGATACGCTTCGGCAGGAGCACCTCTGAGAGGCCGTTCTCGGTCATAACCACCCTCAACGGGGCGAAAACCTTTGAGCCTGAAGGGGCCATCGGGAAGAGAGCCTTCGGGACATACCTCCACGGCATCTTTCACAACTTCGTCTTCACCGAGCGCTTCCTCAACTTCCTGAGGGCAGAGAAGGGCCTTGAGCCGGTTTCAATTGAGCGGTGGAGCATAGAGGAGGAAATTGAGAGGTTCGCGGGGATTGTTGAGAGAAACCTCGACGTGGAGAGGATTTTAGGAGAGCTGGGGCTCTAA
- a CDS encoding type II toxin-antitoxin system HicA family toxin — protein MTKLPRDVSGEEVVKALRKLGYYPARQKGSHVILIGPSGKMITVPLHKSLKTGLLRAILREVGISVKVFKELLDDP, from the coding sequence ATGACAAAGCTTCCACGGGACGTTTCCGGAGAGGAAGTTGTTAAAGCCCTTCGAAAGTTGGGATACTACCCTGCTCGTCAAAAAGGTTCTCACGTTATTCTAATTGGCCCTTCCGGAAAAATGATAACGGTTCCGCTACACAAAAGCCTAAAAACTGGCCTTTTAAGGGCTATCCTTCGAGAAGTGGGAATTTCCGTCAAGGTCTTTAAAGAACTCCTTGATGACCCATAG